CCGAGCGAATCCACCTCCAGCCGCGTCAGCGCGCCGTCCGCGACCTGCGCCGTCACCGTCCCGTCCCCCGCGACATGGGCGAAATCGCGCACCCGGCGCAGCAGGCGGCCGGCCACGCGCGGCGTCCCGCGTGCGCGGCGCGCGATCTCGCGCGCGCCCGCGTTCTCTATCGTCAGGTCCAGCAGCCGCGCAGCGCGGGTGACGACCTGAGTCAGCTCCGCCTCGGTATAGAAGTTCAGCCGCACAGGAATGCCGAAGCGATCGCGCAGCGGCGTGGTCAGCAGGCCCTGCCGCGTCGTCGCGCCCACAAGCGTGAAGGGAGGCAAGTCGATCCGCACGCTGCGCGCCGACGGCCCCTCGCCTATGATGATGTCGAGCGCGCGGTCCTCCATCGCCGGATAGAGCACTTCCTCGACCACCGGATTGAGGCGGTGGATTTCGTCGATGAACAGGACATCGTTGGGTTCGAGGTTCGTCAGCAGCGCGGCCAGGTCGCCCGCCTTTGCGATGACCGGCCCGCTGGTGGCGCGGAAGCCCACGCCCATTTCCTTAGCCACGATCTGCGCCAGCGTGGTCTTCCCCAGCCCCGGCGGGCCGAAGAACAGCACGTGGTCCATCGCCTCGCCGCGCCCGCGCGCCGCCTCGATAAAGACGCGCAAATTCTCCCGCGCCGCCTCCTGCCCGACGAACTCGCCAAGCGACTTAGGCCGCAGCGCCGCATCCGGGTCCTCGGGCTGGCGGATGGGGGTGAGGTCAGGGTTGGTGGTCACGATGCGCAATCCGACGATCAAGTGCGATGAGCGCACCGGCCGCCCACTGAAGAGCTGGCATGAAAATAAAACCAAGGGCGTCAGTTGATGAGCCTGGTCGATACGCCATGTCATAGATCGCCAGCGATCCCAACATGGCAATAACGAAGAAGGCGATTATCCAAACGGTATCAAGACTCATTCGCCAAGTCACAAACACGATTGGCGACACGGTCCAGAGAAAAAAGAGAAGGAGGAATGGCGTTTCAATGATGTTCCAGCCAATGCCCATTCCGGACATCGCGCAAAAAACCAATACACTATAGAGTATTGCCAAGGCATAGAACGGTAGTTTCGATTTCAAGATCACCCCGCCGCCTTCTTAAGCGCTACGCGGATCAGGTCGCTCTCGCTCGCATCTTCTCCCAGTTCAGCCTGGGCCTGGGCGACGGCGCTCGCGGCTACCACGGGCTTGAAGCCAAGGTTCTGCAGGGCGCTCACCGCATCGGCGCTCGCTCCACCTGCGGGGGAGACAACGCCGCCTCCCGCGCCCGCAACACCGCCGCCGGGCAGCGCGCCTGCCTTGTCCTTCAGCTCATTCACGATGCGCCCGGCCAGTTTCGGTCCCACGCCCTGCGCGCG
This genomic interval from Paraurantiacibacter namhicola contains the following:
- the ruvB gene encoding Holliday junction branch migration DNA helicase RuvB, coding for MTTNPDLTPIRQPEDPDAALRPKSLGEFVGQEAARENLRVFIEAARGRGEAMDHVLFFGPPGLGKTTLAQIVAKEMGVGFRATSGPVIAKAGDLAALLTNLEPNDVLFIDEIHRLNPVVEEVLYPAMEDRALDIIIGEGPSARSVRIDLPPFTLVGATTRQGLLTTPLRDRFGIPVRLNFYTEAELTQVVTRAARLLDLTIENAGAREIARRARGTPRVAGRLLRRVRDFAHVAGDGTVTAQVADGALTRLEVDSLGLDAMDRRYLTMIAETYKGGPVGVETLAAGLAEPRDTVEEVVEPYLIQLGLVARSARGRCLNDGGWKHLGLTPPANPSESRDSGSQSGLFDTPEA